Proteins encoded in a region of the Kiritimatiellia bacterium genome:
- a CDS encoding M28 family peptidase encodes MINAKADFFPPVFILLLGIALLIFQGCCRRHEPAPAGYFNPADFNADSAMAEIKELTAIVPRHSGSPGARRAAQHLFERLRAAGVASSLDEFAEETPAGRVVFRNVIGILPGRAAGGGSVKEWIVLGAHYDAKAGIAENFQGANDSGSGVGVLLEMARVMKQSARTPPVNFLFAFFDGEECLRRYGKNDGLHGSRRLAEQLARDGRACKVRAVIILDMVGDRDLNLTIPRNSALSLVSALFSAAEKEGARGKFALSSGEILDDHQPFLSAGMPAIDIIDFEYGSAPGLNDYWHTPEDTIDKLSVQSLATVGRTVLRLLDGLMR; translated from the coding sequence ATGATCAACGCAAAAGCCGATTTCTTCCCGCCCGTTTTTATTCTCCTGCTGGGGATTGCCTTGCTGATTTTTCAGGGTTGCTGCCGCCGGCACGAGCCGGCCCCGGCCGGTTATTTCAATCCGGCTGATTTTAACGCGGACAGCGCCATGGCGGAAATTAAGGAACTGACCGCGATCGTGCCGCGGCATTCCGGCTCGCCGGGCGCGCGAAGGGCGGCGCAACATCTGTTTGAGCGCCTGCGCGCCGCGGGGGTTGCGTCCTCCCTTGACGAGTTCGCGGAGGAAACTCCGGCCGGCCGGGTTGTTTTCAGGAACGTTATTGGAATTCTGCCGGGTCGCGCGGCCGGCGGCGGGTCCGTTAAGGAATGGATCGTTCTCGGCGCGCATTACGATGCCAAGGCCGGCATCGCGGAGAATTTCCAGGGCGCGAACGATTCCGGCTCGGGCGTCGGCGTCCTGCTGGAGATGGCGCGCGTCATGAAACAAAGCGCCCGCACTCCGCCGGTTAATTTTCTTTTCGCGTTCTTTGACGGCGAGGAGTGTCTCCGGCGCTACGGCAAAAACGACGGTTTGCACGGCAGCCGGCGCCTGGCGGAACAGCTGGCGCGCGACGGCCGTGCTTGCAAGGTGCGGGCGGTGATAATCCTGGATATGGTCGGCGATCGCGATTTGAACCTGACCATTCCGCGCAACAGCGCTTTAAGTCTGGTGTCGGCCCTGTTCAGCGCGGCGGAGAAGGAGGGGGCGCGCGGAAAATTCGCGCTTTCCTCCGGTGAAATTCTGGATGACCACCAGCCTTTCCTTTCGGCCGGGATGCCCGCGATTGATATTATTGATTTTGAATACGGTTCCGCGCCGGGGTTGAACGATTATTGGCACACGCCGGAAGATACGATTGACAAGTTGAGCGTGCAAAGCCTTGCGACAGTCGGCCGGACTGTTTTGCGCCTCCTTGACGGCTTAATGCGGTAA
- a CDS encoding metallophosphoesterase: MRNKLVSLLAAGLMCLPALQVLRAAERNTLIFISDLHMNTDVSYGWLKTNTTALATFIQGMNAREDVAELIILGDMLDDWIETVENAPHTFRNILVSPNNAEIVAALRAVCQNPEITVTYVVGNHDLLTFKPENKTAITNILPGLNIISDEPGLGAYTKNNVIWAEHGHRYCMFNAPDVWSRPGGHLPLGYFISRIAASKSAREGKLYTTFDAIDAIVQSYSSYTLAGEDRAKIINALFDAFALVWGHYWPWDTFTMGNTDHFTNNPSVLHIGNVFDGIYSNWPSQMNTVEPAEAVANELGDLSGAAALLFEMPERIQDKYPFTPRIVLFGHTHKADLLCQTGALNSIYANSGTWVDGKPGSWVEIEINRFAKRDFYTVSLWFNGEAAPRRSATLDIPQLTANGPFQAAAQDFDGDRLADPALIDAGGNWHFWSSSDSYERKGHYAFGINGLAVAGDFDGDRRADPVMAVNSLWYIWFSGSEYQLAGGPFDCGVAGLPVAGDFDGDRRADPVMVVNSLWYIWFSGSEYQLAGGPFDCGVAGTPVAGDFDGDRRADPVMAVNSLWYIWFSGSQYQLAGCPFDCGVAGVPATGDFDGDGLADPAMVDFDGNWHIWFSKSDYAPSGPLLLK, encoded by the coding sequence ATGAGAAACAAACTTGTTTCATTATTGGCCGCCGGTTTAATGTGCCTACCCGCCCTGCAGGTTTTACGGGCCGCCGAGCGCAACACGCTGATTTTTATCAGCGACCTGCACATGAACACGGATGTTTCCTACGGCTGGCTGAAAACCAACACCACCGCCCTGGCAACCTTCATTCAAGGGATGAACGCTCGGGAAGACGTGGCGGAATTGATCATTCTGGGCGACATGCTGGATGACTGGATAGAGACCGTGGAAAACGCTCCCCATACTTTCCGGAATATCCTTGTCTCTCCAAACAACGCCGAAATAGTCGCGGCCCTGCGGGCCGTCTGCCAAAACCCGGAAATTACCGTCACCTACGTCGTCGGCAATCACGATCTGCTCACGTTTAAGCCGGAAAACAAGACCGCCATCACCAACATCCTGCCGGGATTAAACATTATTTCCGACGAGCCGGGGCTCGGCGCCTATACCAAAAACAACGTAATCTGGGCCGAGCACGGACACCGTTACTGCATGTTCAACGCGCCCGATGTCTGGAGCCGCCCCGGCGGGCACCTGCCGCTGGGCTATTTCATCTCCCGGATTGCCGCCTCCAAATCCGCGCGCGAAGGCAAGCTGTACACCACTTTTGACGCGATTGACGCGATTGTTCAGTCTTATTCTTCCTACACTCTCGCGGGCGAAGACCGGGCCAAAATCATTAACGCCCTCTTTGACGCCTTCGCGCTGGTCTGGGGACATTACTGGCCGTGGGACACCTTTACCATGGGAAACACGGACCATTTCACCAACAATCCGTCCGTCCTCCATATCGGCAATGTTTTTGACGGAATTTACAGCAACTGGCCGAGCCAAATGAATACCGTGGAACCGGCCGAGGCGGTCGCGAACGAGCTGGGCGATCTTTCCGGCGCGGCCGCCCTGCTTTTTGAAATGCCAGAACGTATACAGGACAAATACCCCTTCACGCCGCGCATTGTCCTTTTCGGACACACCCACAAAGCGGACCTCCTTTGCCAAACCGGCGCCCTTAATTCCATCTACGCCAACAGCGGCACATGGGTGGACGGAAAACCCGGGAGCTGGGTGGAAATTGAAATCAACCGCTTCGCCAAAAGGGATTTTTACACCGTGTCGCTATGGTTTAACGGCGAAGCCGCGCCGCGCCGGAGCGCCACCTTGGACATCCCCCAACTCACCGCAAACGGACCCTTCCAGGCCGCGGCACAAGACTTTGACGGCGACCGCCTGGCAGACCCCGCCTTGATTGACGCCGGCGGAAACTGGCATTTCTGGTCTTCATCAGACTCGTACGAACGCAAGGGGCACTATGCGTTCGGGATCAACGGCCTTGCTGTTGCCGGAGATTTTGACGGAGACCGCCGGGCCGATCCGGTTATGGCCGTCAATTCTCTCTGGTATATCTGGTTCAGCGGATCAGAATATCAACTGGCCGGAGGCCCCTTTGACTGCGGCGTGGCCGGCTTGCCTGTCGCCGGAGATTTTGACGGAGACCGCCGGGCCGATCCGGTTATGGTCGTCAATTCTCTCTGGTATATCTGGTTCAGCGGATCAGAATATCAACTGGCCGGAGGCCCCTTTGACTGCGGCGTGGCCGGCACGCCTGTTGCCGGAGATTTTGACGGAGACCGCCGGGCCGACCCGGTTATGGCCGTCAATTCTCTCTGGTATATCTGGTTCAGCGGGTCGCAATATCAATTGGCTGGATGCCCCTTTGACTGCGGCGTGGCCGGAGTGCCCGCCACCGGAGATTTTGACGGCGATGGATTGGCGGACCCGGCCATGGTAGACTTTGACGGGAACTGGCACATCTGGTTCTCAAAATCAGACTATGCCCCGTCCGGACCGCTCCTGCTAAAATGA